In Oreochromis niloticus isolate F11D_XX linkage group LG12, O_niloticus_UMD_NMBU, whole genome shotgun sequence, the DNA window AATAAGTGCCTCCCATTTTAAAACAGAGTAATTAGGCTGTGATGGTTTCCCTTGATTGGCTACTATAGTTTTCCTTGTTATAAATGTATtcgtaaaaaaaacaaaacagaaaaacaaatctcaAAAGTATGTCTCATCAATGATGCCGAAGTCATTCTGAGGTTTTTTTggcaaagaagaaagaaagaaagaaagaaagaaagaaagaaagaaagaaagaaagaaagaaagaagtttTAAAATCCTTTATTTACGCAGGTAAAAAAAAGTCTCCTTGATAATAAAATCTCTTTTATTAAAGAGAACCTAACAATAAAGATATTTTAATTGGCTGATTGTGATATATgccagagaaacagagagatacttgcaaaacagctcatttctttattttatatataagcCTTTCGTAAATCATGTTTACTGCAGCCTGATTTCCAACTTGAACAAGGATATTAGTCTTAAAAACCTGCATAGAAAGGTCGGCAATCACTTTATTTTGTGCACAATGAAGAAATTAGCTCATACTTTGGCTATAACTCCAGGAGTTTTGCGGTAGGCCGTGTGCTTACTGACACGTGCGCTCACCAAAAGTCTCATTTCTTAATTAAACTCGGGAATTGCGCCCTTTTTCGCAGGGAGAGAAGGGCGGACATGATGAAAGGTGTCTCTGTAAGGTGAGAAGGAAAGCTGGGGCTGCAGAGTAGTGTGCGCAGGCTGTGGGTGTTGGTCATTTGGTCAAACAGGGGCTGATGTTGACTATCTACCTTGCTCATTAGCTTGGACCACTGAATGATTCAAATCTTCTTAGGCCCTCACTCATCAGTCAGTTAACAGATCCCTCTGGCTTcatcagcagcaacagcagctcgAGCTCAGCGAGGATCAAATCTAAGCACTAAGTGGAAGGCATGCATCCCAGTACGACGACCTCGACGCCTTTTTCCGTGAAGGATATCTTGAGGATGGAGCAACACCACGACTATGAGCATGATTTTCTAACGGCTGACCAGGTTGTGCCCTTGCATCATCAGCACGTGCACGCTGCGCCCCAGAAGAGCGACTTTTACGAATGCCACTCGGAGCCGCGCGCCTCGGAGATACTTGACAAGCTCGATGCTCACAACCCGGGAGAAGAGGAGATGCACGAGCATGGTGAGATGACACGGTGGACAACAAAGTCAAATTCAATTCACGAGCCGCTGGTTGTGGATTTAGGCAGCTCCACAAAAACACGATACCGGACGCGTTAATGAGACGGCCCGAATGAAACGGTTTCATTTTCCCTTTAGATCTTAGTCTGATAACCTAAACAGACCACATGAATCTCACTGAACCAGTGAGATTCCTGCCTTGCAATGGTTTCCAAAAGTAATCGGCACctaaattaatacattttaaaaaattgacaATTTTCTGCGAACTGCAGACTTCAAGATCAAAATGTGAGTTAACCAAAATTTTTTAATGTTGTCAATGTCTGGAGTTTTGGaaatttttttcattaaaatctaaaaaataatcaaattaatttTTTACTACAACTTTCCACTTCATTTAAGCTTTATTTTACAAACATGTGGCAGAAGTGTTGCACATTTCAATTACAAATGATTTGGCAAATTTTAGGTAGTAAACAGGTATGtgactgtgtttttgttttgtggtgcAGAGATGACCGGGTTCGACAGTCCATCTGATTGTAACAACCCCCCCCAAAGGCCCAGGGTGCGAAGGAAGCCCCGGGTCCTCTTCTCCCAGTCTCAAGTGTCCCAACTAGAGAGGCGTTTCAGACAGCAGCGCTACCTGTCCGCCCCGGAGAGAGAGCACCTGGCCCACGTGCTCCAGCTCACCTCCACCCAGGTGAAGATCTGGTTCCAGAACCGCAGGTACAAATGTAAACGACAGAGGCAGGACAAATCTCTGGAGCTGGCGGGTTATCTGCCTGCACCCAGGAGGGTCGCGGTTCCCGTGCTGGTGCGGGACGGGAAGCTGTGCGGTGCCGGTTCCCATTCAGCGCCCTTCAATGTAACACTTGGACATTATAACCCCGCGCTTGGATACGGAAACAGCAGCATGTACGGCTGCAGTTATCACGGCGCGTCACCTTCTGCGGCACAGATGTCCAACAGCCAGCTGAATGATTTAACAGGAAACACCGAGACGCACTTCAGCCACGGGCCGTTTCGGGCCTCTCTACAGGGTATAAGAGGCTGGTGATAAAGGGACTAAACGGCTGTATAGCAGGAACCACTGAGACATTTCAGTATCAAATTTGTGTAGTTGGTGTGGGATCGTATGATAATTTTCCGTTGTTCAAAAATTTTCTGATGGATCGATTGTGAAGAATAAACGCTTTAATATTCAGTTATACTTTTCTGTGTCTAGACGCAAATTCTGAATTAGGGCAATCCGGGGTTGGTTGGTatactttttgttttcctgatCATTGAATTACTTTCAATAATGAGTCATGAATCGAATCCTAAGGTGACAGCTCAAAATGGGCTGCCCTTTCATTTCTGAGTTAATTGTAACAAAAACTACTGAAGCATCAACGACACTCAGTGACAACCAGCCCTGTAACACGGTTGGTTATCAGTGGGTTTCAGTAAAAAATGGTGATAAGAATGCATAAATTTTTGTTCTGTTTAGATAAATATATCAATATATCAAAGTTAAGAAATGAACTTTTAAACCGTTTTTCTATTTAAACCGTGAATCGGAACCAGccacagtttttatttattatagttAATATTCTTCATTCTTACGATGTTTTAATAATGTAGAATATTAAAGCCACAAAAAACTCAGAATAAATATCATATTGTTTCGAACTCATGTATCAGTGATATCTTTAAAAAACGGGTTTTGCAACAGGTAAACTGAGCGAGTCAGCGCAAACACGATAAAAATGAACTACATTATCATCTATCTGACTCTCCATTTTAAGTCTTGGTCATGCTCGATCGCCCAGGTAAAGAAGGTTTCCGGGATCTCTATTCTAAGGTTGCTAGTTTTAATGTGGCAACCCTTTACTGCAATCAGAATCACACGAGTCACAGTTATGACAAGTGCGTACTGCTGGACCGCCTGAGATGATCTGTGTGAGATCAGTTTTGACAGACAGCACACGGAAGCATCATAGGTGCCAAAAACCTTACACATAGGTGTGTAATATCTTTACTTAAAATTACTTGTATTTGTAAACAGACTTCAGTGAACACGATTTACAAAGGGTCTTTatatacaatttaaaaatcagttgttcaagtatctttatGACTGTGTCTTATTGCACCTATACATTATAACCAATCCGGTCTTTTTTGGCCACGTAAATATTGTTTACAGAACTATTGTTATATTTGTTgccatttcttcttcttattggccagattactcttaaaaagacatttttaatattaACGAGACGTTTTTATCTGGATAAATAAAGTGcatatatataaaagtcactttgccaaaaactgattgcggtGTCTACCTTGtgacaggaatgttgtttgtggctcaagatggcTTGATATCATTCATGAATGACACATTTGGGAtatatttcacatattatatggcaacaagttatttatagcagtttaaTTACGACCAATCACTGTTTGGCAAatacaaaaattacaaatattttaatgtAGTTAGCACGGTAAAAACGGATTCAAATCAAATCCATTACTTTTGGCTTTTCTTTATAagtgtgcatttttaaaacgaCTAATGTTGCGTGAGCTTTTCATAaaaatgcaaactccacaaatTGACCAGTGCAAAATGAACGCGTAAAATACCCACAGTGCCCTCTAATGCGGCAGCAACAAGCAATGGGACAACCAATCCTCTACCTCTATGTAGTCTATCCTTAAGTATAAAGACATGCAATATGATGACTTCATATAAAGTATGTTTTAAAAATAGGTTTAATGTACTAAACTGCTTTTTAATTAttcggtttttttttttttttaaatttctccgTGACTTTTGAGTggagctttaaaaaataaagaaagaaaaaaacttatTATATAAATTTGAAAGACTTTGTCACCCAGTTTTCCAGGATGAGCTCAAAAACGACAGCGTACCTTGTTAGGAACCTTTAAGTGTAACTGGTTGTGGCGTTGTCGTCTGCCGGGTTTATCAAAGAGAGCCATCAAACAGCTAATGGATGAAGTGACATCTGACCTGACAGCGCTGCTCTATCAAAACTCAGCTCATTATTGCCCCATTCACAAATCCGCTGATAAGGCCGGAGAGCTTGTCCTGTCCCGGGGCTCTGCTTGGTAAACAAACCCGCAGACAGAGTGGCTCTTTAACTTTTTCAAACTTTCAATCAAGTGGGAAACAGTTCCAGTCTGACGTGTCGTGTATCGACGAGCCACAGGCAGGTGAGCGCCAATCAAACCCCCAAACACAGATTtgtgtaaaataaaattcagttaTTTTTGATCATTAAAGTCGTCTCTTTACACCTCTACAGTAATAAAGTGTGgcattaatttaaaattataaaatcaTAACGTCAAATCCATCAGAGATATATTTCAACGCGACTCGTTCCGCGTCaaaatcacttttattttatCACGTGATTGGAGGAAAAATGGGTTTGTGTCATTTATTGCGCGTGAACGCAGAGAATAAACACCTCTCAGAGAAGACACACGGGCTGAAGGAGCATCTCTGCATAGATAAGGATGAAGCTGTAGACAGAGAGGAGACCAAGAGAGATCAGATAATGACtctatgtgtgcgtgtgtgtgtgtgtgtgtgtgtgtgtgtgtgtgtgtgtgtgtgtgtgtgtgtgtgtagaaggGCTTTGCAGAAGTTATGTTAATGGTGTATGCCTTTAAAatgtaactttaaaaatatatataggtCTCATTCTTCTTAATAACAccagtaaataaatacattttattatagatcACGTGTAGCCATAACCTTTGGTGTGaactattttaattttaatttagaaGCATAAAGAAAAGCCTTAAAATGACGTAACCCTGTGATCTCATGACACCGTAACCGTCTTTCAACTGAAGTAATTGGTtagataaagattttttttaaatgacattcAGCAACATCTCACTAATGAATAGTCAAATCTGTGTCTTTTCAGAGAGGAAAACTGTGAGCTCATGCGCAGTACCTGTGCTTTGTTTTGAAAAGGtggaaagggagtttttcttttctcctcgtCCACATAAAAGGTGCTTGATTACACTGCTTGTGATGAGGGGCAGTTTAAATAGAGAATGACGTGAGTCTGACCATCGCTTGAAGAGACATTATGGTTTCCAAAATCCACAAAGGGTTTAAGTCATGCTGTGGTTAGAAAGAAAGATGCGTCCCTGACTATGTCAGAGACTTCAAATGTCAGTGTGATGATGAAATGATGAACTGTTGTCTATGATTGCGCAGGAGCTCATGCACATTGCAACAACTCGCCTAAACAAAACTAAGAAGCTGTTGAATTTTGTAGCTGAGCTGGTTGTAGACGAAATAACAGTCCATGGTACATAATCCCTCTCCTTTAAAGTAGGTGTCAGACTGGCTTTAAAGCTCCCTCTAGTGGAAAACACTAGAATTGCATATACATAGCGCAAAACTATCTCACATAGGTCAAAGATAAGTTACTTTAATTTTCCCTTCACTGAAtttggagaagaaaaaaatggttCATAGTTAGTAAATTCAGAGTAATTGTTTCTTTATCATTTACTTTTTTGTGCAAACTTTAAACTGACCTGTTCCCTCTGATGACATATTGGTTATGTCACACACTTTACAAAGAGGATTCTTGTGCAACAGCCAGTCGTAGGGTACAGTATAAAACAACTCTGATGC includes these proteins:
- the nkx2.7 gene encoding NK2 transcription factor related 7; this translates as MHPSTTTSTPFSVKDILRMEQHHDYEHDFLTADQVVPLHHQHVHAAPQKSDFYECHSEPRASEILDKLDAHNPGEEEMHEHEMTGFDSPSDCNNPPQRPRVRRKPRVLFSQSQVSQLERRFRQQRYLSAPEREHLAHVLQLTSTQVKIWFQNRRYKCKRQRQDKSLELAGYLPAPRRVAVPVLVRDGKLCGAGSHSAPFNVTLGHYNPALGYGNSSMYGCSYHGASPSAAQMSNSQLNDLTGNTETHFSHGPFRASLQGIRGW